The window GCCCTGGCTGCGCTGCTTTTCCTCCTCCCAATGGCTGGGCACAGTCGCCAGGCCCCGGCGCCCGCTGCGGCTCCCGCCGGGGAGAACGATCGGCTCGTCTCCAGCAGCTGGCTCGCCAGACACCTGGGAGACCCCGGCCTCGTGCTGCTGCACGTCGGCGACCGGGCGGAATACGACGCCGCCCACCTGCCGGGCGCCTGCTTCGTCGCCCTGCGGGAGCTTTCGTTGCCGACGCCCACTGCCGACGATCTCCGGCTCCAGATGCTCCCGGCGGAGGAGCTGCGGCAGCGGCTCGAAGCGCTCGGCATCTCGGACGACTCGCGGATCGTCGTCTATTTCGGCAAAGACTGGGTCTCGCCGGCGACGCGCCTGCTGTTCACGCTCGACCACGCCGGCCTCGGCGCGCAGACGTCGCTTCTCGACGGCGGTCAGCCCGCCTGGGTGCGCGCCGGTCATCGGGTGACGGCGGAAGTACCCGCGCCGCGCGCCGGGAAGCTCCAGCCGCTCGCGCTGCGGCCGTCGATCGTCGATGCGAAGTTCGTGCTCGAGCACCGGGCGAAGCCCGGGTTCGCGCTCATCGACGCCCGTGACGCCGACTACTACACCGGCGTCGAGACTGGCGGCTCGCCGGAACGCCCGCATCGTACGGGTCACATCGCGGGCGCCCGCAGCGTTCCCTTCGACGCCATGACGACGGCCGACCTCCACCTGCGCCCCGAGAAGGAGCTCCGGGAGCTCTTCACGGCCGCCGGGGTGGCGCCCGGCGACGTCGTCCTCGCCTATTGCCACATCGGCCAGCAGGCGACGGCGGTGCTCTTCGCGGCCCGCAGCCTCGGCCACGAGGTGCGGCTCTACGACGGCTCGTTCGAGGAGTGGTCGCGCCTCCCGGACTACCCCGTGGAGAGGAGCACGGAGACTCGGCAGGCCGGGGAGAAGGCGACACCCTGACCCGACGGCGGCGTGCTACCCTGCGCCGCCATGACGAGCTCAAGCCCGGTCTCCGGCATCGCCCTCGCCCTCCTATCGGCCGCCCTCTGCACGGGCACCCCGGTTCGGGCCCAGCTCACTTCCGTCTTCGCCGACGGCTTCGAAAGCGGCAACACCCTGGCCTGGTCGGCGAGCGCCGGTGAGCCGGCGCTTGCGCCCGCGGAGGTCTTTCGCCTGAGCGATCTCGACCTGCGCGATCCGCATCTCTACGTGACCGTCCCGATCGTCGGCTGCTTCGACTTCACCGACCAGGACTTTCCGTTTGGACTGGGACAGTCGTTCAACGGCCAGCTCCAGGCGGCGATCACGGGCGACAGCGAACCGGACGGACTCCTCGACAGCTCGTTTCTGTTGGAGTACCGGCCGTTCGACGAGGCGGCTGCCGGCCTGAGGGTCGATCTCGGGAACGGCCTCTGCACGGCGCCGATGGCCGGCACGACCTGCGCGCCCGATCCGGCAAGCGTGCCGCAGACCGCGCTCTACGACGGACAGGCCGCGGGAAGCTGCCTCGGGGCGCTCGACGGGACGACCCACCCGCCCTACACCCCGGAGGTGGCGAGTGTCGCCGGTCCCTGC of the Thermoanaerobaculia bacterium genome contains:
- a CDS encoding sulfurtransferase, yielding MLLHVGDRAEYDAAHLPGACFVALRELSLPTPTADDLRLQMLPAEELRQRLEALGISDDSRIVVYFGKDWVSPATRLLFTLDHAGLGAQTSLLDGGQPAWVRAGHRVTAEVPAPRAGKLQPLALRPSIVDAKFVLEHRAKPGFALIDARDADYYTGVETGGSPERPHRTGHIAGARSVPFDAMTTADLHLRPEKELRELFTAAGVAPGDVVLAYCHIGQQATAVLFAARSLGHEVRLYDGSFEEWSRLPDYPVERSTETRQAGEKATP